CCGGTGGTTTCGGTGATCAACTACGTCGTCCACCGGCGCGACCGCTACGGCCGTCTCAAAATCTTCCACGGGGTCAAGACGCCGAAGGATCTGCTTTATCGCGCCCGGTTTCGGGCCTGGCAGAGGCACCCGGACACGGAAGTCTACCTCACCGTGGACCATCCGGACCGGCAATGGAAGTACAAGGTCGGCGTGGTCACGAATCTCTTCCGCGAGGTCCGGATCGACGCCCGGAAAAGCATGGCGATGATGTGCGGACCGGAGATCATGATGAGGAACACCGCGCGGGACCTTCTCGCCCAGGGGCTGCCCGCGGACCGGATCCATCTCTCGCTGGAGCGGAACATGAAATGCGCGATCGGTTTCTGCGGGCACTGTCAGTTCGGCCCCCGCTTCATCTGCAAGGACGGCCCGGTGCTTCGCTACGACCGGATCCGGGACTGGTTCGGGATCGGCGAGGTCTGAGATGAGGACGCGAAAACCCAAGCTCG
The DNA window shown above is from Nitrospiria bacterium and carries:
- a CDS encoding FAD/NAD(P)-binding protein yields the protein MNPWIPCPAEVIEKRREALRVYTLRLRIRDEAARRAFRFRPGQFNMLYVFGVGEVPISIVSDPDESGFLDHTIRVVGKVSEALVGLNKGDAVGIRGPYGSGWPLEEARGMDVVIVTGGLGCAPVVSVINYVVHRRDRYGRLKIFHGVKTPKDLLYRARFRAWQRHPDTEVYLTVDHPDRQWKYKVGVVTNLFREVRIDARKSMAMMCGPEIMMRNTARDLLAQGLPADRIHLSLERNMKCAIGFCGHCQFGPRFICKDGPVLRYDRIRDWFGIGEV